In the Mauremys mutica isolate MM-2020 ecotype Southern chromosome 13, ASM2049712v1, whole genome shotgun sequence genome, one interval contains:
- the LOC123347946 gene encoding androgen-induced gene 1 protein-like, translated as MAARLLTFVHLCCFLWASFSLSQNVGMPHSLRRESENTYGGRWKYLTFINQILQTLLFGICVIIDFAHMFIPATKKSVSSRLLPPRDFIFSVLVFPVGLFVAVTFWTLYAYDRELVYPKELDEINPPWLNHTMHTTILPLLLIELITCPHKYLSKLKGMIGLSIFGTSYLTWVLWVNYASGIWAYPILEVLGVPGKAVLFTISYLVMIGFYLLGEHLTKLLWGDFRKYKK; from the exons ATGGCGGCGCGGCTCCTGACCTTCGTCCACCTGTGCTGTTTCCTGTGGGCCTCGTTCTCACTCTCTCAGAACGTGGGCATGCCCCACTCCCTCCGTAGGGAGAGCGAGAACACCTACGGCGGCCGCTGGAAATACCTGACCTTCATCAACCAG ATTCTGCAAACTCTTTTGTTTGGAATATGTGTCATAATTGACTTTGCTCATATGTTCATCCCTGCCACAAAGAAGAGTGTGTCATCCAGATTGTTGCCTCCAAGAGACTTCATCTTCTCAGTGCTAGTATTCCCTGTTGGCTTA TTTGTAGCTGTTACTTTTTGGACCCTTTATGCATATGACAGAGAATTGGTATACCCTAAAGAACTGGATGAGATTAATCCACCTTGGCTTAATCATACCATG cATACCACTATACTGCCACTACTTCTTATTGAGCTGATTACATGTCCACATAAATATCTTTCTAAATTGAAGGGAATGATAGGACTTAGCATCTTTGGTACTTCATACCTCACATG GGTACTATGGGTAAATTATGCATCAGGAATTTGGGCATACCCAATTTTAGAAGTACTAGGTGTACCTGGAAAGGCGGTACTTTTTACCATTTCCTACCTTGTAATGATAGGATTCTACTTACTTGGAGAGCATCTAACAAAGTTATTATGGG GTGACTTTCGAAAATATAAGAAGTAA